One window of the Chanodichthys erythropterus isolate Z2021 chromosome 2, ASM2448905v1, whole genome shotgun sequence genome contains the following:
- the LOC137037418 gene encoding membrane-spanning 4-domains subfamily A member 4D produces MRYTFKPDDCMVISIPLGSIRNMREGQLMPEKFTCVFKDSYKVFLRGRPKELGAAQLCIGAFVICLGSLIALEDHANHLIYALPCALFIASGILTFAAGKSPIMPVVKLSFIFNIISLFWSIAAIVLCLVMSIGPIPNGDALSKPLNIFVGLKVVICVLCGFELILALVLIFWESKAICRPHFNTLPLITIKQDV; encoded by the exons ATGCGGTACACGTTTAAGCCGGATGACTGTATGGTCATCAGCATTCCTCTGGGAAGCATCAGGAACATGAGAGAGGGGCAGCTGATGCCCGAGAAATTCACCTGCGTCTTCAAGGATTCTTACAAGGTTTTTCTCAGAGGGCGACCAAAGGAACTCGGG GCGGCTCAGCTCTGCATCGGAGCGTTTGTCATTTGCCTCGGCAGCCTCATTGCTCTTGAAGACCATGCAAATCATTTAATCTACGCCCTACCTTGTGCCCTG TTCATTGCAAGTGGCATTCTGACATTTGCAGCTGGAAAGTCTCCAATCATGCCCGTG GTGAAACTGTCCTTCATATTCAACATTATCAGCCTTTTCTGGTCCATCGCAGCTATAGTTCTCTGCTTGGTAATGAGTATTGGACCTATACCG AATGGGGATGCCCTTTCAAAG CCCCTGAATATATTTGTTGGGCTGAAGGTGGTGATCTGCGTGTTGTGTGGGTTCGAGTTGATTCTGGCTCTGGTTCTAATCTTCTGGGAGAGTAAAGCCATATGCAGACCTCATTTCAACACCCTG CCCTTGATCACTATCAAGCAAGACGTTTGA